In Bacillus sp. Cs-700, one genomic interval encodes:
- a CDS encoding four-helix bundle copper-binding protein translates to MSHEKYGSMIQTLHECMTACNHCYDACLKEEDVKMMAECIRLDRECADICGFLEQALVRGTPFASELAQACATICEACGNECKKHDHKHCQDCAESCFKCAEECKKLAA, encoded by the coding sequence ATGTCACATGAAAAGTACGGTTCAATGATTCAAACACTCCACGAATGTATGACGGCATGCAATCACTGCTATGACGCTTGTTTAAAAGAAGAAGATGTAAAAATGATGGCTGAGTGTATTCGTTTGGACAGAGAATGTGCGGATATCTGTGGATTTCTCGAACAAGCCCTTGTAAGAGGAACCCCATTTGCCTCTGAACTTGCTCAAGCATGTGCTACCATTTGTGAGGCATGTGGAAACGAGTGTAAAAAGCACGATCACAAACACTGTCAGGATTGTGCAGAGTCATGTTTTAAATGTGCGGAAGAGTGTAAGAAATTAGCAGCATAA
- a CDS encoding F510_1955 family glycosylhydrolase yields the protein MKKHWIIIFVALLLILAGCQEENSKPVENKDAVKETQKKEKETASLSESSFYKPTSRKQINHVHGIGYPGNQHELFVATHLGPLIYLDGTWYEAKANNNDYMGFQATSDGFYSSGHPGEESDLPNPLGLIKSTDRGKTLEQLGFQGESDFHYLAVGYETHSIYAVNQQKNSEMDIGVYYSEDASDWNQVKLKGTPDQINGIFAHPSDASVVAITSPNGLYLSEDQGESFTPITEGSPITSMVFLKDRIIFAKQGAASQLVSLKNGEETPISMPNKIKMAIDYLAVNPQNENEISFHTSDGSLYLTKDGGESWVTLIDEGKIN from the coding sequence TTGAAGAAACATTGGATAATAATTTTCGTGGCACTGCTTCTCATTCTTGCAGGATGTCAGGAAGAAAACTCAAAACCAGTTGAAAACAAAGATGCGGTAAAGGAAACCCAAAAGAAAGAAAAAGAAACGGCATCGTTATCAGAATCAAGCTTTTATAAACCGACTTCACGCAAGCAAATTAACCATGTTCATGGAATCGGGTATCCTGGCAATCAACATGAATTATTCGTAGCGACTCATCTTGGACCGCTGATTTATCTTGATGGAACCTGGTATGAAGCTAAAGCAAACAACAATGACTATATGGGCTTCCAAGCTACGTCTGATGGTTTTTATAGTAGTGGACACCCTGGCGAAGAATCCGATTTACCAAATCCGCTCGGATTAATCAAAAGTACTGATCGAGGAAAGACGCTTGAGCAGCTAGGTTTTCAAGGAGAATCTGATTTTCACTATTTAGCGGTAGGCTATGAAACGCACAGCATTTATGCCGTAAATCAACAGAAGAACAGCGAAATGGACATAGGTGTTTATTATAGTGAGGATGCAAGTGATTGGAATCAAGTAAAATTAAAGGGGACTCCCGATCAAATTAATGGGATTTTCGCTCACCCTAGTGATGCTAGCGTCGTAGCCATAACTTCGCCAAATGGACTTTACCTTTCAGAAGATCAAGGAGAGTCGTTTACACCAATTACAGAGGGCAGTCCTATCACTTCAATGGTCTTTCTTAAAGACCGTATCATCTTCGCCAAACAGGGTGCAGCTAGCCAACTTGTGTCCCTTAAGAACGGAGAAGAAACGCCCATTTCTATGCCGAACAAAATAAAAATGGCGATTGATTATCTCGCGGTGAATCCACAAAATGAAAATGAGATTTCTTTTCATACATCTGATGGTAGTCTCTATCTAACAAAAGATGGCGGGGAATCTTGGGTCACTTTAATCGATGAGGGTAAAATAAACTAA